A portion of the Etheostoma cragini isolate CJK2018 chromosome 13, CSU_Ecrag_1.0, whole genome shotgun sequence genome contains these proteins:
- the hrh2b gene encoding histamine receptor H2b: MSEHFLLRYQQQHCVSEPVPVEEVTMISTALRWLVLVSFIILTIGGNVLVCLAVGLSRRLWRIANCFVVSLAVTDLLLGLLVLPFSATLELRSGKWPLGGALCNIYVSLDVMLCTSSILTLLAISVDRYLAISAPLSYSRRVTPPRVTMAMIAIWALSLAVSFVPIHLGWNTADYTVQHLDWGIGEEDNEGYYCHFEWNNNYVVIYAFSSFYLPLLLMCGMYLCIFRVARKQVRRIRAATPSFARAASTAAIAREHKATVTLAAVLGAFVICWFPYFTFFICMGVKKRTNPPNTLNSVVLWLGYFNSALNPILYPAFNRDFRRAYGELLRCIGPFCRKPQLPRVSAHKRLAFTNGQRVSLQSEKHIDTVNKETEGESITLHERNGIPDEPR; encoded by the exons ATGAGTGAACATTTTCTACTGAGAtaccagcagcagcactgtgtCAGTGAGCCAGTGCCTGTGGAGGAGGTCACCATGATCTCCACAGCTCTCCGCTGGCTGGTCCTGGTGTCTTTTATCATTCTGACCATTGGTGGGAATGTGCTGGTATGTTTGGCTGTGGGGCTCAGTCGTCGACTGTGGCGCATTGCTAACTGCTTTGTGGTGTCCCTGGCAGTGACGGATCTCCTGCTAGGCCTGCTGGTGCTGCCCTTCTCTGCCACTCTGGAGCTGCGCAGCGGGAAATGGCCCCTCGGCGGAGCACTGTGCAACATCTACGTCTCACTGGATGTCATGCTGTGTACATCTTCCATCCTGACCCTGCTGGCCATCAGTGTGGACCGTTACCTAGCCATTTCGGCTCCCCTCAGCTACTCCCGGAGAGTTACCCCTCCAAGGGTGACAATGGCCATGATCGCCATCTGGGCCTTGTCACTAGCTGTGTCCTTTGTGCCCATCCACCTGGGCTGGAACACAGCAGACTACACAGTGCAGCACTTGGACTGGGGCATTGGGGAGGAGGACAACGAGGGATACTACTGCCACTTTGAGTGGAATAACAACTACGTTGTTATTTATGCCTTTAGCTCATTTTACCTACCTCTGCTCCTTATGTGTGGAATGTATCTCTGCATATTCAGAGTGGCTAGAAAACAG GTGCGTCGGATTCGTGCTGCCACTCCATCATTTGCACGCGCAGCATCAACTGCAGCCATTGCCCGAGAGCACAAAGCAACAGTGACCCTGGCAGCTGTGCTGGGGGCCTTTGTCATCTGCTGGTTCCCCTACTTCACCTTCTTCATCTGCATGGGTGTAAAGAAGAGGACAAACCCACCTAACACACTTAACTCTGTGGTCCTATGGCTGGGCTATTTCAACTCCGCTCTTAACCCCATCCTGTATCCAGCCTTCAACAGGGATTTCCGCAGGGCCTACGGAGAGCTGCTTCGCTGCATAGGACCGTTTTGCAGAAAACCACAGCTTCCTCGTGTGTCTGCGCATAAACGATTGGCCTTTACTAATGGACAAAGGGTTTCCCTACAGTCTGAGAAACACATTGACACGGTTAATAAGGAAACTGAGGGGGAGAGCATCACTCTACATGAAAGAAATGGTATCCCTGATGAGCCACGGTGA
- the LOC117955819 gene encoding mucin-17-like gives MGRRAADLTTPVPVLGVPALFGVRGWRTTGGDRTGGVLLQTWGPQCSVGVQTSPGISRPSAQHSGQLTDTLSTASNIITQTSNSCITKETEYKDVSPLTKSDKEKRATLKQKGGESKTKKEVTFKALGGEASKNVACSQRNSCETYCYARAIKTNPHFAGKITNVRPKLKSAARYTNGSVVDSEAIGGISVHNDEAEPVENANKPRVRDQTRLQGHYAERCGHTLLLSAARPFGMPQKICSHCGGRQSVTTRLGTLGEKSSTADACLGEKPFKSALTALSTTTHFQMPLIDKNLKQGHHEFSESITNTDKRTNNNPQLFYFNKELKYGKTPHPACPVHSRSNLVTLSQSQAAIDATSPQPTTIIHAKTITVTKATIETRQEDASFKSFAKPSQDSKIPRPTSLMLTPQMATATKPNNPHPQSYPKHFKISQHNSSQHNVPQNVCGGINATPEHALSSPSHTFIASTCPTTLNTAPMSTESILAKVANARHETHKAQGNIGINTIYRPQMIPKSPISLLTANALDPIHKVETTAQPTSAGPPHTSRDPGHTPQKTASFTVDSKSPDKASSIDTVMDSAGFPTPHPTTPHRLISAVVQQSTLNHTSNSDQSTRTSTEHKSVTPHIDQTQRNSNSEPPLGVSTASPNPSPSAAKPLDSKARLPSSATPSSKSTYSSTLYKNKALRYSSINQKNYPPTASTSLSTLTENQSHVCASTSLQSADTTQHIKHNKVPQVNQSDHRQETHSRTQTSNESGVSNVFNQENSTTPVSLSEPLNVSKHHNRGSDASPHYPQPTTIPNTESHTDKNKFSGNLINELAVHESNDHENSNLSQVTNLQNYISLIKSSSSRPQGCINKEQQRRAHYQGYTETQHEGHCATYPSVKTPQETDSKTEQFALGVSVRHANIKLKSNADKHTLPNSSTPSAKAQTNCESTISSLENTAAHPVIKFSVHQNSDSDTSSLPQAHTSPELSFTSVAPFNSKGLPCTHTGPECNSILPSSTMHLASLARLQSCVAEAIVKLDSKSSPAPPPSGPEDTSLAHSHPAAAALLLPPSPQCCKSAALQQRLESVEASLAANKDRITTLLNIIRDLEMCHSHSSGRRFYKTGQDLNNCSTCQKTACIVYSVEYDFRQQEGRFLEVLNHAERGNHAFSMHLSSPLNFSLLRNVIIKSLTKSKVRSKKLCKTLFKWPPRKIQQV, from the exons CGGAGGAGTCCTGCTGCAAACGTGGGGACCTCAGTGCAGCGTTGGTGTTCAGACGTCCCCAGGGATAAGCAGACCATCCGCCCAGCACAGTGGACAGCTAACTGATACACTCTCGACAGCATCAAATATCATTACTCAAACATCCAACAGCTGTATTACCAAGGAAACGGAATACAAGGATGTATCACCTTTAACAAAGAGTGACAAGGAGAAAAGGGCtactttaaaacagaaaggTGGGGAATCCAAGACAAAAAAGGAAGTGACTTTCAAAGCACTTGGAGGTGAGGCCTCTAAGAATGTGGCCTGCAGTCAGAGGAACAGTTGTGAGACTTATTGCTATGCCAGGGCAATCAAGACCAACCCACACTTTGCAGGGAAGATAACCAATGTCAGGCCAAAATTGAAATCTGCTGCCCGCTACACCAACGGCAGTGTGGTTGATTCTGAGGCGATAGGTGGAATTAGCGTTCATAACGATGAAGCAGAGCCTGttgaaaatgcaaacaaacctCGTGTAAGAGACCAAACCAGACTGCAAGGTCATTATGCAGAGCGGTGTGGGCACACGCTGCTGTTATCTGCTGCTCGACCTTTCGGTATGCCACAAAAAATATGCAGCCATTGCGGTGGCAGACAGTCTGTAACCACCAGACTTGGGACTTTGGGGGAGAAAAGCTCTACTGCTGATGCTTGCCTTGGAGAGAAACCATTTAAGTCGGCCCTCACCGCGCTCTCGACTACCACACATTTCCAGATGCCCCTTATTGACAAAAACCTTAAGCAGGGCCATCATGAATTCTCAGAGAGcatcacaaacacagacaaaaggaCAAACAATAATCCACAATTGTTCTATTTTAACAAAGAACTAAAGTATGGAAAAACACCACACCCAGCATGCCCAGTGCACTCTAGGAGCAATTTGGTCACTTTGTCACAATCACAGGCTGCCATTGATGCAACATCCCCTCAACCCACAACTATCATACATGCTAAAACCATCACTGTTACTAAAGCCACTATTGAAACACGACAAGAGGATGCCAGTTTCAAATCATTCGCAAAACCATCACAGGACAGTAAGATCCCTCGACCGACTAGTCTCATGTTGACTCCACAGATGGCCACAGCTACTAAACCAAACAACCCACATCCACAAAGTTATCCTAAGCACTTTAAAATATCCCAACACAACTCTTCGCAACATAATGTCCCACAAAATGTATGTGGGGGTATAAATGCCACACCTGAACATGCTCTGTCGtcaccttcacacacattcattgcCAGTACATGCCCTACAACTCTTAACACTGCACCGATGTCCACTGAAAGTATACTCGCTAAAGTTGCAAATGCTCGACAtgaaacacacaaagcacaagGAAACATAggaataaatacaatttatagGCCCCAAATGATACCTAAATCTCCCATCTCATTGCTGACAGCCAATGCATTAGACCCCATTCATAAAGTGGAAACAACTGCACAGCCTACATCTGCAGGTCCACCACATACCTCACGCGATCCAGGTCACACACCACAAAAAACGGCATCCTTCACTGTTGACAGCAAATCACCAGATAAAGCATCTTCAATTGACACTGTAATGGACTCAGCTGGATTCCCCACACCACACCCAACAACACCACACCGACTTATCAGCGCTGTTGTCCAACAGAGCACTTTGAATCATACATCTAATTCAGATCAAAGTACGCGTACTAGCACTGAACATAAATCTGTGACTCCACATATTGACCAAACTCAACGGAACTCAAATTCTGAACCTCCACTTGGCGTTTCTACAGCATCCCCAAACCCATCACCAAGTGCAGCGAAACCCCTGGACTCAAAAGCTAGGTTGCCTTCAAGTGCAACTCCCAGTTCCAAATCAACATACAGCAGCACtctatacaaaaataaagcccTCAGGTACTCCTCAATCAATCAGAAAAATTATCCTCCCACAGCCTCCACCTCTTTATCTACATTGACAGAAAACCAAAGTCATGTCTGTGCATCAACCTCACTTCAATCAGccgacacaacacaacacatcaaaCATAATAAGGTGCCTCAAGTAAATCAATCCGATCACAGACAAGAAACACACAGCAGAACTCAAACCAGTAATGAATCGGGCGTGAGCAATGTTTTTAATCAGGAAAACTCCACAACCCCGGTTTCATTATCTGAGCCGCTAAATGTGTCAAAACATCATAACAGAGGCAGTGATGCGAGCCCCCACTATCCTCAACCAACCACTATTCCTAATACTGAATCACAtactgataaaaacaaattcagtggTAATCTAATCAATGAATTAGCTGTGCATGAGTCAAATGACCATGAAAATTCAAATCTGTCCCAGGTCACCAACCTTCAGAATTACATTTCCCTAATTAAGTCAAGCAGCTCTCGTCCGCAGGGTTGcataaacaaagaacaacaaagGCGTGCACATTATCAAGggtacacagaaacacaacatgAGGGACACTGTGCTACATACCCATCAGTAAAAACACCCCAAGAGACAGATTCAAAAACAGAACAGTTTGCTTTGGGTGTATCAGTCAGGCATGCAAATATTAAGCTGAAATCCAACGCGGATAAACATACACTCCCCAATTCTTCAACACCCTCTGCCAAAGCACAAACAAACTGTGAGTCCACTATCTCATCACTGGAAAACACTGCTGCACACCCCGTAATCAAATTTTCAGTCCACCAAAATTCTGATTCAGATACTTCATCACTaccacaagcacacacaagtCCAGAGCTTTCATTCACTTCTGTAGCCCCTTTTAACAGCAAGGGATTGCCTTGTACGCACACAGGCCCTGAATGTAATTCCATATTGCCATCATCAACAATGCACTTGGCATCCCTGGCCCGCCTCCAGTCCTGCGTGGCAGAGGCAATCGTCAAACTGGATTCAAAGTCTAGCCCTGCTCCCCCTCCGTCGGGCCCAGAGGACACCAGCCTGGCTCACTCCCACCCAGCTGCTGCAGCCCTGTTGCTGCCTCCGTCCCCACAGTGCTGCAAATCAGCAGCCCTACAGCAGAGGCTCGAGAGTGTGGAGGCCAGCCTGGCAGCCAACAAGGACAGGATCACCACTCTGCTTAACATTATCCGTGACCTGGAGATGTGCCACTCTCACAGCAGCGG TCGGCGATTTTACAAAACTGGACAGGACCTCAACAACTGCTCAACCTGCCAGAAGACTGCTTGTATTGTCTACAG TGTGGAGTATGACTTCAGGCAGCAAGAAGGACGCTTCTTGGAGGTTTTGAACCATGCAGAAAGAGGAAATCATGCTTTCTCCATGCACCTATCTTCGCCCCTGAACTTCAGCCTGCTCAGAAATGTCATCATTAAGAGCTTAACAAAGTCAAAGGTGAGAAGCAAAAAGCTGTGTAAGACCCTGTTCAAATGGCCGCCCAGGAAAATCCAGCAAGTGTAG